GGCAGGGCCAACTGGCCTTCGCTAATCTTGCGAAGGAATTTAGGAAGGGTCAGGTGCGAGAAATAGTCTGCGCGCACCCTGTCCGCCGGTATCACCGCTTGGCCATCGTATTGGGCCATAAGTAAGAAGGCTGTGTTCATTTCCGGTACTCTTCTGGTTTCCGTCGCTGGCCCCTGTTGCCAAGGACCAGAAAGAGAAATCAGCTTTCGGGCGTGCCCATGAATGTGGGCAATTCGGTTTCGGAGGTTGCTGCCTCGACCGCTTCCTTGAAGGCGGCTTCGAATGCCTTTTCGGGATTGTAGATCGACAGGATGAACCGCACTTCGCCGCCCAGCTTGCGATAGCGGAAGCGCACGGGCATCCGGTAGGGCGCGCCGCCCATGAAGACGGGGATGGCGATGATGATCAGGTTCGGGATCTGAAGCGGCTTGCCGTCCGGGGCTTTGTGTTCATTGACAAACTGGATTTCCTGTTCGCCGCTGTCCCGGTTGGTCTTTACCGTCAGATTGCTGGTTTCATGCACCTGAAACTGCTTGGACATCGCCAGCAGCTGGGTCAGTTGGCCATAGCGCCCTTCGATCTTTTGGGCGGTTTCGATCAGGCGGTTTTCCCATGGCTGGTTCTTGTCGCTGACACCGCCCTTCAGGATGGCGGGCGACGGGTCCATGATGTCCTTGGCCTGCGCTTCGATGAATTCGCCCAGATTGTCTTTCTTGAGCGGTTCACCTGACACGCCCATCCATGCCTTCCACTCTTCCGACAGCGGGAAGTCATAGATGGCCCGGTGGTGGCAATGGCGCGCGCTTGCATCGCCTGTCGCTGTGGTCACGTCGACTGCGCCAGCGGCGTGATAGTCCGCAATGCAGGTCAGCGTCGGTGCTTCCATGTCAGGATTGGCAAACAGGGCTGACGTGTCGCCCTTGAAGCGATTGGCCCATGCGATGATGCTTTGCAGGTCGGCAAAGCGGGCGGTGCCTATGCGCCGGGCGGGCTTCATGAATTCCAGCGCATCGCGGCGGTATGTCGAGACATCGACCACCTTGCGCTTTTCGGGCACCGTGATCAGGTCGGCGGCGCTTGGGTTCCATTCGGGATCGGCATCCACAATGGTGTGGTGCATCAGGTCGGCCATTACATCGCGCATGGTTTCTGCCGGGTTTTCGTGCCGCAGGGCGGCGGGGTTGTCTGTCTTGTCTGACATGGTCAGTTCCTTTGCTGGAGTTGATTTTCGGGGTTAAACGTCGCGCACTTCGCCCGTTTCCGGGTCATGCGGGGTGGCATCGCGAACGCCGCCCTGCATTTGCTTCATCATGGGGTTGTAGAGTGTCATTTGCCCGTTATCGTCGATGTAGGCAGATGCAGAAGCGGGCGGCGCTTTTGGTGGTGTGAAATTGACAGTTGCACCCATATCGACATCACCACGTTTGCTGAGTGCGTAGTTAATCTGGATCGACATTTGGCCTTTGCAGCCTTTTGAGCCGTGAAGCTCTTTGTGATCCATCATGTCAATCTGGAGCTGCTGATTTCCTTTAAGGACTTCGGCTAAGAAATCGCCGCCATCAAATAGCGCAAAAAGCTGTTCGATTGTCCGAATTGCATATGGGTCACTTGGTTTGTGCTTTACAATTTCAGTAGGTGGTTTTTGGGCGGTCATCACGTGAAGGTTCCTTACTCTCTTGGGGTTGCGATTTTTCCGGTCCATGCGTCGAATTCGGTACGCAGGATGTGAAAGCGGGCCTTGGCTTCGCCACTGTGGTTCAGTTGGCGGCGGCTGGTGATCTGGCAAACGGTGCGCAGGTACTCGGCGGCGGCGGAGGTGTTGAATTGCTCACCGGGCAAGCCGCTGCGGGTCGCTGCAAACTTCTGAAAGCGGTCATCGTTGCAGATGATACCTGCCTGCTGGGCGGGATTAAGATCGTCAAACTTTTGGCGTCCTGGGGCGTTCATTGCGCGCCCTTACAGCTTTTTAAAACGGGGCATTCCGGGCGTGTGGTTCCGCCGGGGCAGGCGCATTCCGGCCAATGGGGACAGTTCAACGGCTTTACATCTGAGGTCTGGCGCAGGACGGCATAAACGCGTGGATGATCAACCGCAGTCATTATGCTGCCGCACCTTCAAGGCGCTTTGCCAATCGGCGGGCGTCTTTCACCTCTCTGGCATCGTCGCTCAATGCACAGACGGTGGAAGCCGCGCGTTGTGCTGTGAAATCGTCGTGATGGGCGATGTCGGCCAAAATGGCGCGGGCATCTGCCAGCCGCGTTTCATCATCCGTGGTCATACCGGCACCCCGTCTTTCGGCGGGGTGAAAAAACCGGCGCGGGCATTTGCGATTTCTTCGGCATGATTGTGCGGATCCGTAAAGGGTGCACCGCCGTCTTCGCTCCGCATGGCGGCGCGGCGTGCAATCAGTTCGCCGCAGATGTCGGGCAGGTACATCGCCAAGATGCTTTGATCTTCGGCGCTGATTTCGCCAACCGCACGGCTTTCATCGATGCGGGCCAGAGTGCGCAGCATGTCGTCGCTGACCAATTCACAGGGGGTGAGTGGTTGCGCAGGCATAGAAGTGATAGTGATTTGATTAATGTTCATGCATCCAATCTCCAGTGGGTATGGGTGCATGGTTTATAGGTTTTTAAACCTAAGTCAATTCTTATTAGGTTTTAAAACCCATTTCAATTCGAATCAGCCAGTAAGAGTGGCTGTTGCCCTGGCTATCTTGATCCGCGGGCGTTTGCGATGGTCACCATGTCATCGGCTTTGCGCTCCGCTCTTTTTCGCCATGCGGGATAAACGATGAAAGGGGCAATAAGTATTCCGAAACCCAAGGTGCAAATACAGATCAAAAGGAGCACAAAGCCTCTCGCAACGAAGCCGTGGACCCAGAAATACATCGGCCCAAACAGAAACGCCCAGAGCCAAGAGAGGCCTGTGCTTTCGTCAAAGGTTGCAGTCAATTGGCGCTTTTCTGCTTGGTTTGCCATTGCGGATGAGACTAGGTCTGATTTCGGTTCGTTCATTTGAGAAATCCTCGTAATGCAATTTGGTTCGTGGTTGGGTGCCGTTGAAATAACTACTTCTGTAGGAAGCGGCAGCCCTTTGCCCGTTTCAGCCACAATGGCATTTCTATGATTGCCCTACAACCACTAGTGGAGGGGGTGATAGTCGGCAGTAAATCTGCCGTCTGGACGTTCTCTTAATGTTCTCATAGCTTAATGTTGTAGGTGAGAATCGCACGGCGTAGCCTTGCAGCGACCACCCCTTTTTTTCGCCTTTTGGGGCGGTAGTAAAAATTTGAGGAATGGGGGTGTATGGGCCGTATTGAGGTAATTATTCTTCTTCGTCAGATTCTTCAGGAGTATGATCTTGAGCGTCAAGAAGTCCTTCTCCGTAACTTAAGAGCTTCTGGCGGAGATCGAGTGATAGGCGAGATACTAGGAGAGCAATATCTCTCTCTTCTTTGGAATCGCTGTCGAGCATGAATTCTTCGACGGTTGTGCCAAGTGCGCGACAGATTTTCTCTGCAGTGTTCATTCTCGGCGAGCGGTTTTTCGCAAGCATTTGTCGAATGGTGCTTGTGTCCAAATTAGCTTTTTTTGCTAACCCTGCTTCCGTGAGGTTGGGGTCAGAGTCGATTTTAGCTCTAAGGCGCTCGGTGAAGGTTGGGCTGGTCATGGGTTTTTGATCCCACATTGTGCGGCATTCGGCACTAGGTTTAAAATCCCTTGACTGTGTAGGTTTTTAAACCTAGTGCTGTCATATGGATAAGTTTCTTGAAGAAGTTCGTGAATATGCTGAGCGCTGCGGACGACAGCCGGGCACGGTAGTTCAAAAATTGGTTGGGCTAAGCGGCACAACTTGGGAAAAATGGGCGTCAGGTCAGTCA
This DNA window, taken from Sulfitobacter pacificus, encodes the following:
- a CDS encoding pyocin activator PrtN family protein, whose product is MNTAFLLMAQYDGQAVIPADRVRADYFSHLTLPKFLRKISEGQLALPIVRMETSQKSAKGVHLQDLADYLDARRAVGQREFKQMYG
- a CDS encoding DUF2303 family protein; amino-acid sequence: MSDKTDNPAALRHENPAETMRDVMADLMHHTIVDADPEWNPSAADLITVPEKRKVVDVSTYRRDALEFMKPARRIGTARFADLQSIIAWANRFKGDTSALFANPDMEAPTLTCIADYHAAGAVDVTTATGDASARHCHHRAIYDFPLSEEWKAWMGVSGEPLKKDNLGEFIEAQAKDIMDPSPAILKGGVSDKNQPWENRLIETAQKIEGRYGQLTQLLAMSKQFQVHETSNLTVKTNRDSGEQEIQFVNEHKAPDGKPLQIPNLIIIAIPVFMGGAPYRMPVRFRYRKLGGEVRFILSIYNPEKAFEAAFKEAVEAATSETELPTFMGTPES
- a CDS encoding helix-turn-helix transcriptional regulator, producing the protein MTSPTFTERLRAKIDSDPNLTEAGLAKKANLDTSTIRQMLAKNRSPRMNTAEKICRALGTTVEEFMLDSDSKEERDIALLVSRLSLDLRQKLLSYGEGLLDAQDHTPEESDEEE